The following nucleotide sequence is from Streptomyces leeuwenhoekii.
TGTCCCGTCTGAACTCGGTCGTCGCCGAGGTCGACGCGTACTACGAGGACTACCAGTTCGCCAAGCTGTCCGACACGCTGTTCCACTTCGCGTGGGACGAGGTCTTCGACTGGTACGTCGAGCTGTCCAAGACGACCTTCCAGGCGGGCGGCGAGGCCGCCGAGGTCAGCCAGCGCGTCCTCGGCGAGGTCCTCGACGTCACCCTGCGGCTGCTGCACCCGGTCGTGCCCTTCGTCACCGAGACGCTGTGGACCACGCTCACCGGCGGCGAGTCCGTCGTGATCGCCGACTGGCCCGCCGACTCCGGCTTCCGGGACGAGGCCGCCGAGCGGGAGATCGCCACCCTCCAGTCGCTCATCACCGAGGTGCGCCGCTTCCGCGCCGACCAGGGCCTCCAGCCCGGTCAGCGGGTCCCGGCCCGGCTGGCCCTGGAGGGCACCGCCCTCGCCCCGCACGAGCCGGCCATCCGGCAGCTCCTGCGGCTCCAGCCGGAGGGCGACGCCTTCACCACCACGGCCACCCTGCCCGTCGCGGGCGTGGAGGTCGCGCTGGACCTGTCCGGCGCCATCGACGTGGCGGCGGAGCGCAAGCGCCTGGCCAAGGACCTCGCCGCCGCCGAGAAGGAGAAGGCGCAGGCCTCGGCGAAGCTGGGCAACGAGGCGTTCCTCGCCAAGGCGCCCGACCAGGTGGTGGAGAAGATCCGCACGCGGCTCGCCAAGGCGGACGAGGACATCGCCCGGATCCAGGCGCAGCTCGACCGGCTGCCGCAGGCGTAGGCGCCCCTCGGCGCGTCCGCGCACCCGCCGGCCCCCGGAGTCACCGGCTCCGGGGGCCTTCGCCGTCCTTGGCCGGCGGGGCTCCGTAGACTGGGCACCGTGAGTGAGCTCCCCCCGCACGACAGCAGCGAGCAGCCCGACCCGGCCGGCTCCTTCGACGAGATCATCGAGGCCGAGACCGAGCGCGACCCGGACCTCGCGGTCATCGAGGCCGGCAGCCGGACCCTGCGCACCCAGGGCGGTCCGCCGCAGGCCGACGTGCCCGCGCGCCCGGAGGACCCGGAGGTCGACAAGGCCCTGCGGGAGGTCGAGGCGGAACTCGCCACCCGCTGGGGCGAGACCAAGCTGGAGCCGTCCGTCAGCCGTATCGCCGCGCTGATGGACGTGCTGGGCGAGCCGCAGCGGTCGTACCCGTCCATCCACATCACGGGGACGAACGGCAAGACCTCCACCGCCCGCATGATCGAGGCCCTGCTCGGCGCCTTCGACCTGCGCACGGGGCGCTACACCTCGCCGCACGTGCAGTCGATCACCGAGCGGATCAGCCTGGACGGCGCGCCGATCTCCGCCGAGCGGTTCATCGAGACGTACCAGGACGTCAAGCCCTACGTCGAGATGGTCGACGGCCGTCAGGAGTACCGGCTGTCCTTCTTCGAGGTGCTCACCGGGATGGCGTACGCCGCCTTCGCGGACGCCCCCGTCGACGTGGCCGTCGTCGAGGTCGGCATGGGCGGGAGCTGGGACGCCACCAACGTCATCGACGGTGACGTGGCCGTCGTGACCCCCATCGACCTGGACCACACCGACCGGCTCGGCTCGACGACCGCCGAGATCGCGACCGAGAAGGCCGGCATCATCAAGCAGGACGCCACCGTGATCCTGGCCCAGCAGCCGGTGGACGCGGCGCAGGCGCTGCTGAAGAAGGCCGTGGACGTGGGCGCCACGGTGGCCCGCGAGGGTCTGGAGTTCGGGGTCGTGGCGCGGCAGGTGGCCGTCGGCGGGCAACTGCTGACGCTGCGGGGCCTCGGCGGCGAGTACACCGAGGTGTACCTGCCGCTGCACGGCGCCCACCAGGCGCACAACGCGGCCGTGGCGCTCGCCGCCGTCGAGGCGTTCTTCGGCGTGGGCGCCCAGCGCGCCGAGACACTGGACATCGACACCGTGCGCAAGGCGTTCGCCGCCGTCTCCTCGCCGGGGCGGCTGGAGGTGGTCCGCCGCTCGCCGACCGTCGTGCTCGACGCCGCCCACAACCCGGCGGGCGCGCGGGTGACGGCGGACGCGATCGGGGAGGCGTTCCAGTTCAGCCGGCTCATCGGGGTCGTCGGCGCCAGCGCCGACAAGGACGTGCGGGGGCTGCTGGAGGCGTTCGAGCCGGTCTTCGCCGAGGTCGTCGTCACCCAGAACTCCAGCCACCGGGCCATGGACGCCGACGCGCTGGCCGCGGTCGCGGTCGAGGTGTTCGGGGAGGAGCGCGTGCAGGTCGAGCCGCGGCTGCCGGACGCGCTGGAGGCCGCCATCACGCTGGCCGAGGAGGAGGGCGAGTTCGCCGGCGGCGGTGTGCTCGTCACCGGTTCCGTCATCACCGTCGGCGAGGCCCGACTGCTGCTGGGAAGGGGCTGACATCCCGTGCGTACGCTGTGCTCCTCGACCCTGATCGGCGAGTTCTTCGTCATCGCCTTCGCCGGACTGGTCGCCATGAAGGACCCGGACCTGTCCATGGCGGCGGTGTGGACGGTCAGCGGGATCGCGATGTTCCTGTGCCTGGTGCTGTGCGGCCTGGTCACCCGGCCCGGCGGGATCGCCCTCGGCTGGGCCCTGCAGATCGCGCTCGTCGCCGCCGGTTTCGTGGTGCCGACGATGTTCTTCATGGGGGCGGTCTTCGCCGCCCTGTGGTGGGCGTCGGTGCACTACGGGCGGAAGATCGACGAGGCCAAGGCGAGATTCGCGGCCCAGGCCGGCACCCAGGCCCCGGACGCGGTCTGAGCGCCCCGTGCCTGACGCTGCGTAAAGGGCGCCCGGGGGCGCCGGGTACGCTCGTGACCCCGCACACCTGTGATTCGAAGGAGCCCCCGTCGTGACCCAGCGCACCCTCGTCCTCCTCAAGCCCGACGCCGTCCGTCGTGGCCTGACCGGCGAGATCATCAGCCGTATCGAGCGCAAGGCCGGCTGGCAGATCACCGCGCTGGAGCTGCGCACGCTGGACGCCGAGACCCTGGAGCAGCACTACGGCGAGCACAAGGGCAAGCCGTTCTACGAGCCGCTGGTGGAGTTCATGGCCTCCGGACCGGTCGTCGCCATGATCGTCGAGGGCGAGCGGGTCATCGAGGGCGTCCGGCAGCTCGCCGGTCCGACCGACCCGATCGCGGCGCCGGCCGGCTCCATCCGCGGGGACTACGGCGTGATCGTCAGGGAGAACCTGATCCACGCCTCCGACTCCGAGGAGTCCGCCGAGCGCGAGCTGAAGATCTTCTTCCCCGGTCGCGTCTGATTTTTTCGAAGATCTCTTTTTTCTGACGATCCGTCAGCCAAATGGCCCATCTGACCTGGGCGGTCGCACACGCGCGACCGCCCTGCGGCATATGCGTGCCGATCGGGGGAACGAATGCCTCCGTTGGGCCGTCTCCACAAGCGAGGCGGTACGCCATCTGCTGACAATGGCGGAGACCCTCGCGCTGTGTCCGTGTAGGCGCGTCTACGATGGAAGCATTCACGTCACAGCACCCACCTCGCCGACCTGAAAAGCTGTCATAAGCTCGTGGGAAGGCCAGTCGAATCCTGATGGGGAACTCAATGTCGTTCATCGGCCGTGACATGGCTGTCGACCTCGGGACCGCCAACACGCTGGTGTACGTCAGGGGTCGCGGGATCGTACTCAACGAGCCGTCCGTCGTCGCGATCAACACCAACACCGGTGGCATCC
It contains:
- a CDS encoding DUF4233 domain-containing protein; translation: MRTLCSSTLIGEFFVIAFAGLVAMKDPDLSMAAVWTVSGIAMFLCLVLCGLVTRPGGIALGWALQIALVAAGFVVPTMFFMGAVFAALWWASVHYGRKIDEAKARFAAQAGTQAPDAV
- the ndk gene encoding nucleoside-diphosphate kinase yields the protein MTQRTLVLLKPDAVRRGLTGEIISRIERKAGWQITALELRTLDAETLEQHYGEHKGKPFYEPLVEFMASGPVVAMIVEGERVIEGVRQLAGPTDPIAAPAGSIRGDYGVIVRENLIHASDSEESAERELKIFFPGRV
- the folC gene encoding bifunctional tetrahydrofolate synthase/dihydrofolate synthase, coding for MSELPPHDSSEQPDPAGSFDEIIEAETERDPDLAVIEAGSRTLRTQGGPPQADVPARPEDPEVDKALREVEAELATRWGETKLEPSVSRIAALMDVLGEPQRSYPSIHITGTNGKTSTARMIEALLGAFDLRTGRYTSPHVQSITERISLDGAPISAERFIETYQDVKPYVEMVDGRQEYRLSFFEVLTGMAYAAFADAPVDVAVVEVGMGGSWDATNVIDGDVAVVTPIDLDHTDRLGSTTAEIATEKAGIIKQDATVILAQQPVDAAQALLKKAVDVGATVAREGLEFGVVARQVAVGGQLLTLRGLGGEYTEVYLPLHGAHQAHNAAVALAAVEAFFGVGAQRAETLDIDTVRKAFAAVSSPGRLEVVRRSPTVVLDAAHNPAGARVTADAIGEAFQFSRLIGVVGASADKDVRGLLEAFEPVFAEVVVTQNSSHRAMDADALAAVAVEVFGEERVQVEPRLPDALEAAITLAEEEGEFAGGGVLVTGSVITVGEARLLLGRG